In Drosophila teissieri strain GT53w chromosome 2R, Prin_Dtei_1.1, whole genome shotgun sequence, the following proteins share a genomic window:
- the LOC122614560 gene encoding uncharacterized protein LOC122614560: protein MPVAVRLVEALTLITIMGLITCIGLSVILAQKTLSMTITFIEPAANIADMVLILTEKVLVSSLLCVLRLTNVVGSALQAAGIA, encoded by the exons ATGCCAGTGGCCGTTCGTCTGGTGGAGGCCTTGACCCTGATCACAATTATGGGTCTGATTACCTGCATTGGTCTCAGCGTGATTCTGGCCCAAAAGACCCTTAGTATGACTATTACATTTATTGAG CCTGCAGCGAATATTGCCGACATGGTACTGATTTTAACCGAGAAAGTGCTGGTGTCCTCGCTACTCTGCGTTTTGAGACTAACAAATGTGGTGGGCAGTGCCCTCCAAGCGGCCGGAATCGCCTGA
- the LOC122613731 gene encoding trypsin-1, which yields MNRAWLCLLLICLALSCVPRPSVAVQDQSAVQDQASNQTTANPLLKQSQNTFIQWVLSLLPQRPGASDSENATLATLSSSSMMPDAASTTSTTTPAPSSSTTTTRRATTPAPPTLSPPRNCSDCVCGIANIQKRIVGGQETEVHQYPWVAMLLYGGRFYCAASLLNDQFLLTASHCVYGFRKERISVRLLEHDRKMSHMQKIDRKVAEVITHPKYNARNYDNDIAIIKLDEPVEFNEVLHPVCMPTPGRSFKGENGIVTGWGALKVGGPTSDTLQEVQVPILSQDECRKSRYGNKITDNMLCGGYDEGGKDSCQGDSGGPLHIVASGTREHQIAGVVSWGEGCAKAGYPGVYARVNRYGTWIKNLTKQACLCQQETKKIK from the exons ATGAATCGAGCCTGGTTGTGTCTGCTGCTGATCTGCCTGGCCTTGAGCTGCGTTCCACGGCCATCAGTAGCCGTCCAGGATCAATCAGCCGTCCAGGATCAGGCATCGAACCAAACGACAGCGAATCCCCTGCTGAAACAATCGCAGAACACCTTCATCCAATGGGTGCTCTCACTTCTGCCACAACGTCCCGGTGCCTCTGACTCGGAAAATGCCACTCTGGCCACCTTGAGCAGCAGCTCCATGATGCCGGACGCGGCATCCACCACATCCACCACCACACCAGCGCCATCAtccagcaccaccacaaccCGCAGGGCAACCACTCCGGCACCACCCACTTTGAGTCCGCCGAGGAATTGCAGCGACTGTGTCTGCGGCATAGCCAACATACAGAAGCGAATCGTCGGTGGTCAGGAGACGGAGGTGCATCAGTACCCCTGGGTGGCCATGTTGCTATATGGCGGAAGGTTCTATTGCGCCGCCTCCCTACTCAACGATCAATTCCTCTTGACCGCTTCTCATTGTGTCTATGGTTTCCGAAAGGAAAGAATCTCGGTGAGATTACTGGAACACGATCGCAAGATGTCGCACATGCAGAAGATCGATCGCAAGGTGGCCGAGGTGATCACGCATCCCAAGTATAATGCGCGGAACTATGACAACGATATAGCCATCATCAAGTTGGATGAGCCGGTGGAGTTCAATGAGGTGCTGCATCCCGTTTGTATGCCAACGCCGGGCAGAAGTTTCAAGGGCGAAAACGGCATCGTCACCGGCTGGGGAGCACTCAAAGTGGGTGGACCCACTTCCGATACACTTCAG GAGGTTCAAGTGCCCATTTTGTCGCAGGACGAGTGCCGCAAGAGTCGCTATGGCAATAAGATCACGGATAACATGTTGTGCGGAGGCTACGACGAGGGTGGCAAGGACTCGTGCCAGGGCGACAGTGGAGGTCCTTTGCACATCGTGGCCAGCGGAACGCGAGAGCATCAGATCGCCGGCGTGGTCTCATGGGGCGAGGGCTGTGCCAAGGCCGGTTATCCTGGCGTCTATGCCAGAGTGAATCGCTATGGCACCTGGATCAAGAACCTCACCAAACAGGCTTGCCTCTGCCAGCAGGAAACCAAGAAGATCAAGTAG
- the LOC122613439 gene encoding trypsin-1, producing the protein MCNLHLLLILATALGDFAWATPSLRSASEPEKILNNLAQLRQSSFLDWIQSILGPEVPAEWSSPAKRECAECSCGNINTRHRIVGGQETEVHEYPWMIMLMWFGNFYCGASLVNDQYALTAAHCVNGFYHRLITVRLLEHNRQDSHVKIVDRRVSRVLIHPKYSTRNFDSDIALIRFNEPVRLGIDMHPVCLPTPSESYAGQTAVVTGWGALSEGGPVSDTLQEVEVPILSQEECRNSNYGESKITDNMICAGYVEQGGKDSCQGDSGGPMHVLASGDAYQLAGIVSWGEGCAKPNAPGVYTRVGSFNDWIAENTRDACSCAQPEAPGEPVSPMNTTEQGDPENNTADGATVADPVVEEANKLI; encoded by the coding sequence ATGTGTAATCTTCATCTTCTGCTAATTCTTGCCACAGCACTGGGCGATTTCGCCTGGGCCACGCCCTCTCTGCGTTCCGCCTCCGAGCCGGAGAAAATTTTGAACAATTTAGCTCAACTAAGGCAGAGTAGCTTTCTGGACTGGATTCAATCGATCCTGGGACCCGAGGTGCCAGCGGAGTGGAGCTCTCCGGCCAAAAGGGAGTGCGCCGAGTGCTCCTGTGGTAACATCAATACGCGTCATCGCATCGTCGGCGGCCAGGAGACGGAGGTCCATGAGTATCCCTGGATGATAATGCTCATGTGGTTCGGTAACTTCTATTGCGGCGCCTCGTTGGTTAACGATCAGTACGCCTTGACGGCGGCCCATTGTGTGAATGGCTTCTACCATCGTTTGATCACGGTCCGATTGCTGGAGCACAATCGTCAGGATAGCCACGTCAAGATCGTGGATCGCCGCGTTTCCAGGGTGCTCATCCATCCGAAGTACAGCACCAGAAACTTCGACAGTGACATTGCCTTGATTCGTTTCAATGAGCCAGTTCGCCTTGGCATCGATATGCATCCGGTGTGCTTGCCCACTCCGAGCGAGAGTTATGCGGGTCAAACTGCCGTCGTCACCGGTTGGGGAGCTCTGAGTGAAGGAGGACCGGTGTCGGATACCCTccaggaggtggaggtgcCCATTCTCAGCCAGGAGGAGTGTCGCAATAGCAACTACGGCGAGTCCAAGATTACCGACAACATGATCTGCGCCGGCTACGTGGAGCAGGGCGGCAAGGACTCCTGCCAAGGAGACAGCGGTGGACCCATGCATGTCCTGGCTTCCGGAGACGCTTACCAGTTGGCGGGAATCGTGTCCTGGGGCGAAGGATGTGCCAAGCCGAATGCCCCGGGCGTTTACACGCGAGTGGGCAGCTTCAACGATTGGATTGCGGAGAACACCAGGGATGCCTGCTCCTGTGCCCAGCCAGAAGCTCCTGGAGAACCAGTCTCCCCGATGAACACCACCGAGCAGGGAGACCCAGAGAACAACACTGCAGATGGGGCAACCGTAGCAGATCCCGTGGTGGAGGAGGCCAATAAGTTgatttga
- the LOC122613051 gene encoding uncharacterized protein LOC122613051, whose product METIGADDYTAAELRNWCEKLSMQKSGNKATLAARLNGVPPEARGVCPVIGELEGEIANNDLEHEIVGESAPEVDMESPRSMIEDAAAGVVPPSSEHCTNAESMNVHDDARPSTSTNHRDSELAREEHFPEVSTQFDAMQRQLRLLQLENEMLKLESARRHNAATSGHNKATPLIRSSVAKPNQHKDATQDQEVAGGDARSEEAFVNKQTLLAMAKEMIPIFDGASNNKLNVSTWVAQLNAVSKMFKLSDDVIRMLVMSKLKDHAQIWLHSSERLLTLPVQELLFQLGEAFHGKESKIISRRKFQERKWKPSEDFSTYFKEKTLLATQIRIDDEELIDNIIEGIPDSLLRQQAHMHCFNSSAQMLHAFAKVSLRKPLLSPAGRVKVSFDKEPGSAPPKRCFNCNAVGHFAADCRKPKREYGACYACGSKDHLVYNCTERKFVSDNEYNA is encoded by the exons atgGAAACCATCGGTGCGGACGATTATACAGCAGCAGAACTGCGCAATTGGTGTGAAAAGCTCAGCATGCAGAAAAGCGGTAACAAGGCCACGCTTGCGGCGCGATTGAACGGTGTGCCCCCAGAAGCCCGAGGAGTTTGCCCGGTGATTGGCGAATTAGAAGGCGAAATCGCTAACAATGATTTGGAGCACGAAATCGTCGGAGAGTCAGCACCAGAGGTCGACATGGAAAGCCCAAGGAGCATGATCGAGGACGCCGCCGCTGGAGTGGTGCCGCCAAGCAGCGAACACTGCACCAATGCTGAAAGCATGAATGTTCATGACGACGCCAGGCCCTCAACATCTACCAATCATCGCGATTCGGAGTTGGCACGCGAGGAACATTTTCCAGAAGTTTCTACGCAGTTCGACGCCATGCAGCGTCAACTAAGGCTGCTCCAATTGGAAAACGAAATGTTGAAATTGGAATCTGCTCGACGCCATAACGCTGCCAC ATCGGGTCATAACAAGGCTACCCCACTAATTCGAAGCAGTGTTGCCAAACCAAATCAACACAAGGATGCCACTCAAGATCAAGAAGTCGCTGGCGGAGATGCCAGATCGGAGGAAGcatttgtaaataaacaaacattgcTAGCAATGGCCAAGGAAATGATTCCGATATTCGACGGTGCTTCTAACAACAAACTCAATGTTAGCACATGGGTCGCCCAGCTCAACGCGGtctcaaaaatgtttaagctaAGCGACGATGTAATTCGCATGCTAGTGATGTCCAAATTAAAGGACCATGCTCAAATTTGGTTGCACTCTTCGGAACGTTTGCTGACTTTGCCGGTTCAAGAACTTCTATTTCAACTTGGTGAAGCTTTCCACGGTAAGGAGAGCAAAATAATATCTCGACGCAAGTTTCAAGAGCGCAAGTGGAAACCGTCGGAAGATTTCTCCACATACTTCAAAGAAAAAACGCTGTTGGCTACACAGATTCGAATAGACGATGAGGAGCTAATCGACAACATCATTGAAGGGATTCCCGACTCCCTTCTACGACAACAGGCACACATGCACTGTTTTAATTCGTCTGCGCAGATGTTGCACGCATTTGCCAAGGTCTCGTTACGTAAACCGCTACTTTCTCCGGCTGGACGTGTTAAGGTTTCGTTCGATAAGGAACCTGGTTCGGCGCCTCCAAAAAGGTGCTTCAATTGCAATGCTGTTGGGCATTTCGCCGCCGACTGCCGCAAGCCCAAGCGCGAGTATGGAGCCTGCTACGCATGTGGCAGTAAGGATCATCTGGTGTACAACTGCACTGAGAGGAAGTTCGTATCCGACAACGAATAT AATGCCTAA